From a region of the Vaginimicrobium propionicum genome:
- the metW gene encoding methionine biosynthesis protein MetW translates to MSARVRNDLFQVANRIPKGSRVLDLGCGDGELLHWLFTNRSCTGTGVEHEPANVLTALNRGVSVLDLDIDFQLNLFAPDSYDIVVLSRTLQAIRRPDVALEQMSKIAPLMIVTMPNFGFWSNRLRLATGHMPQSKDLPFTWYETPNLHHSTLVDLEPLFDSQGLEIVERVPLSESGRRLSAGWLLPNLRAGAAIYLLKRQENNENA, encoded by the coding sequence TCCAGGGTGCTTGACCTGGGCTGCGGTGATGGTGAGTTACTGCATTGGCTATTTACCAATCGTTCCTGCACAGGTACCGGCGTCGAACACGAGCCAGCAAATGTGCTGACCGCCCTTAACCGGGGCGTCTCTGTGCTGGATTTAGACATCGACTTTCAGCTAAATCTTTTCGCCCCTGACTCCTACGACATCGTGGTGCTAAGCCGCACCCTCCAAGCAATTCGGCGCCCAGATGTGGCTCTGGAACAAATGAGCAAAATTGCCCCGCTAATGATTGTCACGATGCCGAACTTTGGGTTTTGGTCCAACAGGTTACGGCTAGCCACCGGTCATATGCCGCAATCTAAAGACCTTCCCTTCACCTGGTACGAAACCCCAAACCTTCACCATTCGACGTTGGTTGATTTAGAGCCACTATTTGACTCGCAGGGGTTAGAAATCGTCGAAAGGGTGCCGCTGTCGGAGAGTGGACGAAGACTTTCGGCTGGGTGGTTGTTACCTAATCTACGCGCTGGTGCTGCTATCTACCTGCTTAAACGCCAGGAAAACAATGAAAACGCCTAA